Proteins encoded by one window of Candidatus Scalindua japonica:
- the groL gene encoding chaperonin GroEL (60 kDa chaperone family; promotes refolding of misfolded polypeptides especially under stressful conditions; forms two stacked rings of heptamers to form a barrel-shaped 14mer; ends can be capped by GroES; misfolded proteins enter the barrel where they are refolded when GroES binds) yields MAAKQLLFDEEARRNIKNGIKKLADAVRITMGPTGRNLILEKSFGSPTVTKDGVTVAKEVELSEPFENMGAKMVCEVASKTSDKAGDGTTTATILAEAIYNEGMKYVTSGVNTMALKRGIDKAVGAVVDELNNMCKKVKDRAQIAQVGTISANNDSTVGNLLADAMDKVGKDGVITVEEAKSMGTTLDIVEGMQFDKGFISPYFVTKAQTMEVIFDDPYILIHEKKISNMKELLPLLEKLAGVGKPLVIISEEVEGEALAMLVVNKLRGVLNCAAVKAPGFGDRRKAMLEDIAILTNGRLISEDIGVQLETLELSDLGTAKRVTIDKENTTIIEGSGKQSDVQGRISQIRNQIEQTTSDYDKEKLQERLAKLTGGVAVINVGGATEAEVNERKARVEDALNATRAAVEEGIIPGGGVALIRTIPKVDELRKKLRGDEKMGADIIARAIEAPLRQIVSNTGGEGSVIVEEVKEKSTNTGFDANTSEYVDMFERGIIDPTKVARTALQNAASIAGLMLTTDVMITELKEDDEEANPVEGSVS; encoded by the coding sequence ATGGCTGCAAAACAGCTGTTGTTTGATGAAGAGGCAAGGCGCAACATAAAAAACGGTATAAAGAAGCTGGCAGACGCTGTGAGAATAACTATGGGTCCTACTGGCAGAAATCTGATTTTGGAAAAGAGTTTTGGTTCACCTACCGTTACGAAAGACGGAGTTACAGTAGCTAAAGAAGTAGAGCTCAGTGAGCCATTTGAGAATATGGGTGCAAAAATGGTATGTGAGGTGGCTTCTAAAACCAGTGATAAAGCTGGTGACGGAACAACAACCGCAACTATTCTGGCTGAAGCGATATACAATGAGGGGATGAAGTATGTTACTTCCGGTGTAAATACAATGGCCCTCAAAAGAGGTATTGATAAAGCTGTAGGCGCTGTGGTAGATGAGTTAAATAACATGTGCAAGAAGGTCAAGGACAGGGCACAGATTGCACAGGTTGGTACTATCTCGGCTAATAATGACTCAACCGTTGGAAACCTGTTAGCGGATGCGATGGATAAGGTTGGCAAGGACGGTGTTATTACGGTTGAAGAAGCGAAAAGTATGGGGACAACTTTAGATATAGTTGAGGGTATGCAGTTTGATAAAGGGTTCATCTCACCTTATTTTGTTACAAAGGCCCAGACTATGGAAGTTATATTCGATGATCCGTACATATTAATTCATGAAAAAAAGATTTCCAATATGAAAGAACTGTTGCCTCTGCTGGAAAAGCTTGCGGGTGTTGGCAAACCGCTTGTAATTATTTCAGAAGAAGTTGAAGGTGAAGCGTTGGCTATGTTAGTGGTAAATAAACTGCGAGGTGTTTTGAACTGTGCGGCTGTTAAAGCCCCTGGTTTTGGAGATAGAAGGAAAGCAATGCTGGAGGATATAGCAATTTTGACAAACGGTCGTCTGATATCGGAAGATATTGGTGTTCAGTTAGAGACCCTGGAACTTAGTGATCTTGGTACCGCGAAGCGTGTTACTATTGACAAAGAAAATACTACAATAATAGAAGGTAGCGGGAAACAATCAGATGTACAGGGCAGGATTTCGCAGATTAGAAATCAAATCGAACAGACGACATCTGATTATGATAAAGAAAAGCTTCAGGAACGGTTGGCAAAGCTTACCGGAGGTGTTGCTGTGATAAATGTAGGTGGCGCGACAGAGGCTGAAGTAAATGAAAGGAAGGCGCGTGTAGAAGATGCGTTGAACGCAACAAGAGCTGCTGTAGAGGAGGGTATTATTCCCGGAGGTGGGGTAGCCCTGATAAGGACAATACCAAAAGTTGATGAGTTACGCAAAAAGCTTAGAGGTGATGAAAAAATGGGTGCAGATATTATAGCAAGAGCAATTGAGGCACCTCTGAGACAGATTGTGTCCAATACAGGTGGTGAGGGTTCGGTAATTGTTGAAGAAGTAAAAGAGAAGAGTACCAATACAGGGTTTGACGCAAACACTTCTGAATATGTGGATATGTTTGAAAGAGGAATTATTGATCCTACAAAAGTTGCACGTACTGCATTACAAAATGCGGCAAGTATAGCAGGACTCATGCTGACGACAGATGTGATGATTACTGAATTAAAAGAGGACGATGAGGAAGCAAACCCGGTTGAGGGAAGCGTGTCTTAA
- the groES gene encoding co-chaperone GroES, translating to MAVRPLDDRVVIEPLEAEEKTQGGIVLPDSAKEKPTRGKVVSVGEGKLLDNGKRAELLVKKGDQVLYGKYAGTEITVGGKDYLILKENDILAKID from the coding sequence ATGGCAGTTAGACCTTTAGATGATAGAGTTGTTATTGAACCGCTTGAAGCGGAAGAGAAAACGCAGGGTGGAATTGTTCTGCCGGACTCAGCAAAAGAAAAACCAACAAGAGGTAAGGTGGTATCTGTGGGAGAAGGTAAGCTCCTGGATAACGGAAAAAGAGCGGAACTGTTAGTGAAAAAAGGTGACCAGGTCCTTTACGGAAAGTACGCTGGAACAGAAATAACAGTTGGTGGAAAAGATTATCTTATTTTAAAAGAAAACGATATCTTGGCTAAAATTGATTAA
- the groL gene encoding chaperonin GroEL (60 kDa chaperone family; promotes refolding of misfolded polypeptides especially under stressful conditions; forms two stacked rings of heptamers to form a barrel-shaped 14mer; ends can be capped by GroES; misfolded proteins enter the barrel where they are refolded when GroES binds): protein MAAKQLLFKEDARMAIKRGVTKLASAVKCTLGPRGRNAVLDKGWGSPTITKDGVSVAEEVELKDPYENMGAKLVKEVASKTSDIAGDGTTTATVLAEAIFNQGMKCVSAGIDPVALNRGMKAAVDNVVETLQSMSKKIKDQSEIANIGTIASNNDSEVGKMIANAMEKVGKDGVITVEEGKGISSDVDIVEGMQFDRGYLSPHFATDKENMKVELRDAYVLIHEEKISNIKGIVPLLEKVAKTKKPLLIIAEDVEGEALATLVINNIRGTIVCAAVKAPGYGDRRKAMMDDIAVLSGGNAVVKDLGTQLENIELKDLGTVKKVNIDSENTTLVQGGGSAKDISARINQIRKEIEETTSDYDREKLQERLAKLAGGVAQINVGASTETEMKEKKARVEDALHATRAAIAEGVLPGGGVALLRASQALDGLALKGDEHFGVDIIKNALSEPIKQISRNAGLEGAVVVRNILKSKDNAFGYDAEKEEYGNLIEAGVIDPAKVTRSALQNALSISSILLTSDCLISEVPGKEEAMMPPGGGMPGGGMGGMGGMGGMPGMGGMGGMPGMM, encoded by the coding sequence ATGGCAGCAAAGCAGTTGTTATTCAAAGAAGATGCAAGAATGGCAATCAAAAGGGGAGTTACTAAGTTGGCCAGTGCGGTGAAATGTACACTGGGGCCAAGAGGTAGAAATGCCGTTCTTGATAAGGGGTGGGGAAGTCCTACAATAACAAAAGACGGTGTATCCGTTGCTGAGGAAGTTGAGTTGAAGGACCCGTATGAGAATATGGGAGCAAAACTGGTAAAAGAGGTGGCGTCGAAAACAAGTGACATTGCGGGAGACGGAACTACAACTGCCACAGTACTGGCTGAAGCGATCTTTAACCAGGGAATGAAATGTGTTTCAGCAGGTATTGATCCTGTTGCTCTTAACCGCGGTATGAAAGCAGCGGTTGACAATGTTGTGGAAACACTTCAGAGCATGAGTAAGAAAATCAAGGACCAGAGTGAAATTGCTAACATCGGTACTATCGCATCCAATAACGATAGTGAAGTTGGCAAAATGATTGCCAATGCAATGGAAAAAGTTGGTAAGGACGGTGTTATTACTGTTGAAGAGGGTAAAGGTATCAGTTCGGACGTTGATATAGTTGAAGGTATGCAGTTTGATCGTGGTTATTTGTCGCCTCACTTTGCAACAGATAAAGAGAATATGAAGGTAGAGTTAAGAGATGCTTATGTATTAATTCACGAAGAGAAGATATCAAATATAAAGGGGATTGTCCCGTTACTTGAAAAGGTGGCAAAAACTAAAAAACCTCTTTTGATAATCGCGGAGGATGTAGAGGGTGAGGCTCTGGCTACTCTGGTTATAAATAATATTCGTGGTACTATTGTTTGTGCCGCAGTCAAGGCCCCCGGGTATGGAGACCGAAGAAAAGCAATGATGGATGATATTGCAGTCCTGTCGGGTGGTAATGCTGTTGTTAAGGATTTGGGTACACAGCTTGAAAATATTGAGTTAAAAGATCTTGGGACTGTAAAAAAGGTAAATATAGATTCTGAAAATACTACGCTTGTGCAGGGCGGAGGCAGCGCGAAAGATATAAGTGCGCGTATAAATCAGATAAGGAAAGAGATTGAAGAGACAACTTCTGACTATGACCGTGAAAAACTACAGGAAAGATTGGCTAAATTAGCAGGCGGTGTGGCACAAATAAACGTGGGCGCATCAACTGAAACAGAGATGAAAGAGAAAAAAGCGCGTGTAGAGGATGCGTTACATGCCACACGTGCTGCAATTGCTGAAGGAGTATTGCCCGGTGGTGGCGTTGCTCTGTTAAGGGCATCTCAGGCATTGGATGGTCTTGCATTGAAGGGTGATGAACATTTCGGTGTTGACATCATTAAAAATGCTCTCAGCGAACCAATAAAGCAGATATCCAGAAATGCGGGGCTGGAAGGCGCTGTTGTAGTGAGGAATATTTTAAAATCAAAGGATAACGCATTTGGATATGATGCGGAAAAAGAAGAATATGGTAATCTCATTGAAGCCGGTGTGATTGATCCCGCAAAAGTAACAAGGAGTGCGTTACAAAACGCTTTAAGCATTTCAAGTATTCTGCTTACAAGTGATTGTCTTATTTCAGAAGTCCCCGGTAAAGAAGAAGCTATGATGCCTCCAGGTGGCGGTATGCCAGGTGGTGGTATGGGCGGCATGGGCGGCATGGGTGGTATGCCTGGAATGGGCGGCATGGGTGGTATGCCTGGAATGATGTAG
- a CDS encoding RNA polymerase sigma factor: MENPEYTELVKLAKDGDSTAFENLVEQNYLLVYKISYNWCRAKEDAEDITQEVFVKLAKKIFSFNEESTFQTWLYRIVINTAKDYKKKQERKRIKEMKYKEAQRIKSESLQESPSNADKIHQLFELLPTKLRDTALLVFTEGLTHKEAAVVLNCAEKTISWRIHQVKKELKRHLEHGEVI; this comes from the coding sequence ATGGAAAACCCTGAATATACTGAATTAGTAAAACTTGCTAAAGACGGTGATTCAACCGCTTTTGAAAACCTGGTAGAACAGAATTATCTGCTTGTATATAAAATATCGTATAACTGGTGCAGAGCAAAAGAGGATGCTGAAGATATTACTCAGGAGGTTTTTGTTAAACTAGCCAAAAAAATTTTCAGCTTCAATGAAGAATCTACATTTCAGACCTGGCTATATCGTATTGTAATCAATACTGCAAAAGATTATAAAAAAAAGCAGGAAAGAAAGCGTATAAAGGAAATGAAGTACAAAGAGGCACAAAGAATAAAATCTGAGTCACTTCAGGAATCACCCTCAAATGCTGATAAAATCCATCAATTATTTGAGCTCCTGCCAACAAAACTAAGAGATACCGCCCTTCTGGTATTTACAGAGGGTTTGACGCATAAGGAAGCCGCGGTAGTCCTGAATTGCGCGGAAAAAACCATCTCATGGAGGATACATCAGGTAAAAAAGGAGTTGAAGAGGCATTTAGAACATGGAGAAGTCATATGA
- a CDS encoding vWA domain-containing protein: MEDTSGKKGVEEAFRTWRSHMNDEEIKKIMQQLDIPGPDESKKKVTVNAAMTEFNRQKQIIQKNFKGIEGERRLTGKLKTVLTFFGEFAMKKSFVITGAVTACIALLIIGLSYFSVYKSDFQTKVVQYEPEKTPIQPSDTLEQNNKRSQKDTVTNNLQKIGSVDSNQSVLTKTEKQDGKMRFEDEGIFASVMVNEEKVDMASPSVTTQPKPKERSRNIVSEKKKTTAGLRQGNITPRREALALEEMDCIATIPPPGEHGINEYRETGRDRFETIKPNPVKMVTEEPVSTFSVDVDTASYAFIRRQLNHGALPQKNAVRVEEMINYFDYDYSVPTDRSRPFQPTIVVYPTPWNSETKLLHIGIKGYDIVPEQKPVSNLVFLLDVSGSMNSHDKLPLLKHSFRMLINTLNEEDTIAIVVYAGAAGTVLEPTKVKEKSKILAALDKLQAGGSTAGGEGVRKAYELAEANFNKEGVNRVILATDGDFNVGIQNPEELKNFIERKRAKGIFLSVLGFGQGNYNDALMQKLAQNGNGNAAYIDNLNEARKVLVDESSSTIFTIAKDVKLQIEFNPNLIAEYRLIGYETRILKREDFNNDKVDAGDIGSGHSVTALYEITPVNSKQKLIDDLRYKDSNHSGKTEKKSFNNNEYGFLKIRYKLPDSDKSDLTTTSINKDNEYTRIDDVSADVRFAASVAAFGQLLRGGTYTGEFTYKDVINLAKTAIEKDTFGYRHEFLNLIRLAENY, translated from the coding sequence ATGGAGGATACATCAGGTAAAAAAGGAGTTGAAGAGGCATTTAGAACATGGAGAAGTCATATGAATGATGAAGAGATAAAAAAAATTATGCAGCAATTAGACATTCCCGGACCGGATGAGTCAAAGAAAAAGGTGACTGTCAACGCAGCTATGACTGAATTCAATAGGCAAAAACAGATAATCCAAAAAAATTTCAAAGGAATTGAAGGCGAACGACGTCTAACAGGCAAATTAAAAACAGTTTTAACCTTTTTCGGAGAATTTGCCATGAAGAAATCTTTTGTTATCACCGGAGCTGTAACTGCTTGCATCGCCCTTCTCATCATTGGATTATCATATTTCTCTGTCTATAAGTCAGATTTCCAGACTAAAGTTGTTCAATACGAACCTGAAAAAACTCCCATACAACCCAGTGATACTTTAGAACAAAACAATAAAAGATCTCAAAAAGATACTGTAACAAACAACCTGCAGAAGATCGGGAGTGTAGACTCAAACCAATCTGTCTTAACTAAAACAGAGAAGCAGGATGGTAAGATGAGATTTGAGGATGAAGGCATCTTCGCTTCGGTTATGGTAAATGAAGAAAAAGTTGACATGGCATCCCCTTCTGTCACTACTCAGCCTAAACCTAAAGAACGTTCCAGGAATATAGTATCTGAAAAAAAGAAAACTACTGCCGGTCTCAGGCAAGGTAATATAACTCCCAGACGAGAAGCATTAGCATTAGAAGAAATGGACTGCATAGCAACAATCCCTCCACCCGGAGAACACGGAATCAACGAGTATCGAGAAACCGGAAGGGACAGATTTGAAACCATTAAACCAAATCCGGTTAAAATGGTAACGGAAGAACCTGTTTCTACATTTTCTGTGGATGTTGACACCGCTTCATACGCATTCATTCGCAGACAACTGAACCATGGAGCACTGCCACAGAAAAATGCTGTACGAGTAGAGGAGATGATCAACTATTTTGATTATGATTACTCCGTACCAACTGACAGATCCAGACCGTTTCAACCAACCATAGTGGTATACCCGACTCCATGGAATTCGGAAACAAAGTTATTGCATATTGGGATAAAAGGTTATGATATAGTGCCTGAACAAAAACCGGTATCAAACCTTGTCTTTTTACTGGATGTATCAGGTTCTATGAATTCTCATGACAAATTACCATTGTTAAAGCATTCCTTCCGAATGCTTATTAACACGCTTAACGAAGAAGACACTATAGCGATTGTAGTCTACGCAGGTGCGGCCGGAACCGTGCTGGAACCTACAAAAGTAAAAGAGAAGAGTAAAATACTCGCGGCATTAGATAAATTACAGGCCGGCGGGTCAACTGCCGGTGGAGAAGGCGTTCGAAAAGCTTACGAATTGGCTGAAGCTAATTTTAACAAAGAGGGAGTAAATCGAGTTATTTTAGCCACTGATGGTGATTTCAATGTAGGCATTCAAAATCCTGAAGAATTGAAAAACTTTATAGAGAGAAAGAGAGCAAAAGGTATCTTTTTATCTGTCCTTGGTTTTGGGCAGGGAAACTACAATGATGCCCTGATGCAAAAACTCGCGCAAAATGGAAATGGTAACGCAGCATATATTGACAACCTCAATGAAGCGAGAAAGGTTTTAGTGGACGAATCCAGCTCCACTATATTCACTATTGCCAAAGATGTTAAGCTCCAGATTGAATTTAACCCGAATCTGATAGCTGAATATCGATTGATAGGGTATGAAACGCGAATTCTTAAACGAGAAGATTTCAACAATGATAAAGTTGACGCCGGTGATATTGGATCTGGCCACTCAGTGACAGCCTTATATGAAATCACTCCGGTTAACAGTAAGCAAAAGCTGATTGATGACCTTCGATACAAGGACAGTAATCATAGTGGAAAAACTGAGAAAAAATCATTTAATAATAATGAATACGGATTCTTAAAAATCCGTTATAAATTACCTGATTCTGATAAAAGCGATCTGACAACTACATCTATTAATAAAGATAATGAGTATACACGGATTGATGATGTTTCTGCTGACGTCAGATTTGCGGCATCGGTAGCCGCATTCGGACAACTCCTGAGAGGAGGCACCTATACCGGTGAGTTTACTTACAAAGACGTAATCAATTTAGCAAAAACCGCAATCGAAAAAGACACATTTGGCTATCGACATGAATTTCTCAATCTTATTCGATTAGCAGAAAACTATTGA
- a CDS encoding bactofilin family protein, which yields MSENSMTNLTTDVEIKGTIKFEKVMNVDGKFEGELIADNGELIVGKTGIVKANIKVKNATIEGRLDGNIEAAEKVELKQNAQLLGDLQAKTLIIEEGVVFVGNCNVNPDGTKTEKQNVENQNIKVIKNI from the coding sequence ATGAGTGAAAATAGTATGACTAATTTGACAACCGATGTAGAAATCAAGGGTACGATAAAATTTGAAAAGGTTATGAATGTTGATGGAAAGTTTGAAGGAGAACTGATAGCCGACAATGGAGAGCTCATAGTCGGCAAGACAGGTATTGTCAAAGCAAACATTAAGGTGAAAAATGCCACAATTGAAGGACGTCTGGACGGAAACATTGAAGCGGCAGAAAAAGTTGAGCTTAAACAGAACGCACAACTCCTTGGAGACCTTCAAGCAAAAACATTAATTATTGAGGAGGGTGTTGTTTTTGTCGGTAATTGTAATGTAAATCCCGATGGCACTAAGACAGAGAAGCAAAATGTGGAAAACCAGAATATTAAAGTAATCAAAAACATATAG
- a CDS encoding bactofilin family protein, producing the protein MSPKSNELPETRNIACPYCNGSLTVSVNCVSIPCNHCNKHINAKEIIFPPEKKRISHIGKKKILCFKCNREIFTDEKAQATTCQHCYNSNDLSDHKVKTLLGVNLETYGTLHLKKRGIIEISSIHVGNAIVKGKINGDINAMGTVEIKKKGEVYGKITCRKLIVNKGGVFSGKVKMLNSETN; encoded by the coding sequence ATGAGTCCTAAATCAAACGAGTTGCCAGAAACCAGGAATATAGCATGTCCTTATTGCAATGGAAGCCTGACAGTATCAGTCAATTGCGTGTCAATACCGTGCAATCATTGCAATAAACACATTAATGCCAAAGAGATTATTTTCCCACCTGAAAAAAAACGAATATCTCATATTGGCAAAAAAAAAATTCTCTGCTTTAAATGTAACAGAGAGATTTTCACTGATGAAAAAGCACAAGCGACAACATGCCAACACTGTTACAACAGTAACGACTTGAGCGATCATAAAGTAAAGACTCTTCTGGGTGTAAACCTTGAGACTTATGGCACGCTTCATTTAAAAAAGAGAGGCATAATCGAAATTTCAAGTATCCACGTTGGAAATGCTATTGTAAAAGGTAAAATTAATGGAGACATCAATGCAATGGGTACTGTTGAAATAAAAAAAAAAGGCGAGGTATATGGCAAGATAACCTGTCGAAAATTAATCGTTAATAAGGGAGGAGTATTCAGCGGAAAAGTAAAAATGCTGAATAGCGAAACAAACTGA
- a CDS encoding secondary thiamine-phosphate synthase enzyme YjbQ, translated as MIKQITVKTSKRNEFIDITSQVQDLIGGVSEGVVTVFVPHTTTGITINENADPDVPRDILKKLEQMIPQQDNYSHMEGNSDAHIKASLFGSSVSVIVQDSRLLLGTWQSIFFCEFDGPRTRKFYVQS; from the coding sequence ATGATCAAACAAATTACCGTTAAAACATCAAAACGTAATGAGTTCATCGACATCACGTCGCAAGTCCAGGACCTTATAGGAGGAGTTTCGGAAGGCGTGGTTACAGTATTCGTCCCACACACCACAACTGGGATTACTATTAATGAGAATGCAGACCCCGACGTTCCCCGGGACATTCTGAAAAAACTTGAACAGATGATACCACAACAAGACAATTACTCTCATATGGAAGGCAACAGCGACGCACATATCAAGGCATCCCTATTCGGGTCATCCGTAAGTGTCATCGTCCAAGACAGTCGCCTATTATTAGGAACGTGGCAATCTATCTTCTTTTGTGAGTTTGACGGGCCCAGGACGAGGAAGTTTTATGTTCAGTCTTGA
- a CDS encoding AbrB/MazE/SpoVT family DNA-binding domain-containing protein: protein MQTKSKITSKFQTTIPREIRDRLKLSVSDSIEWKIEEDKIVVGPVNKPFLKYKGSIKIKSGNIREDILQSRKMRVLKKK, encoded by the coding sequence ATCCAGACGAAGTCAAAGATCACGTCAAAATTCCAGACTACAATTCCAAGGGAAATCCGTGACAGGCTTAAATTAAGCGTATCAGATTCAATTGAATGGAAGATTGAAGAAGATAAGATAGTAGTTGGGCCTGTCAATAAACCATTTCTAAAATATAAGGGATCTATCAAAATTAAATCCGGGAATATTAGAGAAGATATTCTACAATCCAGAAAAATGAGGGTGTTGAAGAAGAAATGA
- a CDS encoding type II toxin-antitoxin system HicA family toxin: MPKINPIPAGKLQKLFKKAGFTCVRVEGDHFTYTKKGIVRPVVIPNWKEVPVFIKKQFENCGYI; this comes from the coding sequence ATGCCTAAAATAAATCCCATACCTGCTGGTAAATTACAAAAGTTGTTTAAAAAGGCAGGCTTTACGTGTGTAAGAGTCGAAGGTGACCACTTTACATATACGAAAAAAGGGATTGTAAGGCCAGTAGTTATTCCTAACTGGAAAGAAGTACCGGTATTTATTAAAAAACAATTTGAGAACTGCGGGTATATCTAG
- a CDS encoding type II toxin-antitoxin system HicB family antitoxin translates to MISIDYDVIVFEENETYIAYCPELDVSSCGHSIEHSKEMLRTAIRLFIEETEKMGTLKDILEESRFKKDVNGRWLPPRLVATELVRLS, encoded by the coding sequence ATGATATCTATTGATTATGATGTTATTGTTTTTGAAGAAAACGAGACTTATATAGCGTATTGCCCGGAGCTTGATGTCTCAAGTTGTGGACATTCTATCGAACATTCAAAAGAGATGTTGAGAACAGCAATAAGATTATTTATTGAAGAAACAGAGAAAATGGGTACCCTTAAGGATATTCTTGAAGAGTCTAGATTCAAAAAAGATGTAAATGGGCGATGGTTACCACCAAGGCTTGTAGCAACAGAATTGGTCAGGTTATCGTAA